A window from Kovacikia minuta CCNUW1 encodes these proteins:
- a CDS encoding DUF3616 domain-containing protein — protein MPTPFLLSRVLLRFNDKSEDLLGQLSAVTLTPDGSCWVGSDELNTIERLSPVEPYIFGNHRSFVVNDFIPLVNQEDEIDIEGFGYFDSYLWITGSHSQTRGKPKGKNPEKDIRRLAEIKPNANRFLIARIPVVKGELYQSCPHPDDPGKTLTAACVQLTKAGNLLTEVLQEDSHLGHYVAIALPSKENGFDVEGLAVHKNTLFLGLRGPVLRGWAIILEIEVEELEPGVLTLKTIGEDGRKYKKHFVDLNGLGIRELCFCKKDLIILAGPTMQLEVTMRVFRLKDLLHKNKDSMTGESSDDLEVLFDLPLTIGSDHAEGASIFPCLGQKKALLVVYDAPDATRRIEPDAILADVFLLE, from the coding sequence ATGCCAACTCCTTTTTTGTTGAGTCGGGTACTGCTTCGGTTTAATGATAAGTCCGAAGATTTGCTGGGGCAGTTATCGGCTGTTACCCTGACACCCGATGGTAGCTGCTGGGTTGGCTCGGATGAACTCAACACGATCGAGCGCCTATCTCCCGTTGAACCCTATATTTTTGGGAATCATCGCTCTTTTGTAGTGAATGACTTTATTCCGCTCGTCAATCAAGAAGATGAGATTGATATTGAAGGGTTTGGATACTTTGATTCCTATCTCTGGATTACTGGTTCCCACAGTCAAACCAGAGGAAAGCCAAAGGGCAAAAATCCTGAAAAGGACATTCGCCGCCTGGCAGAAATCAAGCCAAACGCAAATCGCTTCTTAATCGCTCGGATTCCAGTTGTTAAGGGTGAGTTGTACCAGTCTTGTCCCCACCCGGATGATCCTGGCAAAACTCTGACAGCAGCCTGTGTGCAATTAACCAAAGCAGGCAATTTGCTGACGGAAGTTTTGCAGGAGGATAGCCACCTGGGACATTACGTTGCGATCGCCCTTCCCAGTAAGGAAAATGGGTTCGATGTTGAAGGCTTGGCGGTTCACAAGAACACACTGTTTCTGGGATTGCGGGGCCCTGTTTTAAGAGGATGGGCAATCATTCTAGAAATTGAAGTTGAGGAATTGGAACCTGGAGTTTTGACCTTAAAGACGATCGGAGAAGATGGGCGCAAATATAAAAAGCATTTTGTTGACTTGAATGGGTTGGGCATCCGGGAACTCTGCTTTTGTAAAAAAGATTTGATTATTTTGGCAGGACCAACAATGCAGTTGGAGGTCACAATGCGCGTCTTTCGGCTGAAAGATCTGCTGCACAAAAACAAAGACTCAATGACTGGAGAATCCTCTGATGATCTAGAAGTTCTATTCGATCTGCCATTGACGATCGGCAGCGATCACGCTGAAGGAGCATCAATCTTTCCCTGCTTAGGGCAAAAAAAAGCACTGCTCGTGGTTTATGATGCACCCGATGCAACGCGAAGAATTGAACCCGATGCGATCCTTGCGGATGTTTTTCTGTTGGAATAG
- the ispE gene encoding 4-(cytidine 5'-diphospho)-2-C-methyl-D-erythritol kinase codes for MRSYSLLAPAKINLYLEILGDRPDGFHELVMVLQGVELADQIDLRVGGMGNIYVECNHPEVPSDRSNLAYRAAELMTQQFPDCFARFGGISVAIQKNIPVGAGLAGGSSNAAAVLVGLDLLWDLGLTQDELEELGATLGSDVPFCIAGGTALATGRGEQLDTLPGLDGLYVILAKFRSLSVSTPWAYQTYRKKFSTSYLKDSTDLELRRQQVHSGPMLNAIAHHNSVKIGQLLHNDLEKVVLPEFPEVLRLRETFQRLGVLGTMMSGSGPTVFALVESEEKAHQIKEQVKREIANPDLDLWVTKFAKAGIQVVGGR; via the coding sequence ATGCGTTCTTACTCCCTACTGGCCCCTGCCAAAATTAATTTGTACCTGGAAATTTTGGGCGATCGTCCGGACGGCTTTCATGAGTTGGTAATGGTGCTGCAAGGTGTGGAACTGGCAGATCAGATTGACTTGCGGGTCGGTGGTATGGGCAATATCTACGTCGAGTGCAACCATCCCGAAGTCCCTAGCGATCGCAGTAACCTGGCCTATCGGGCAGCGGAACTGATGACCCAGCAATTTCCCGATTGCTTCGCCCGGTTTGGGGGAATTAGCGTTGCCATTCAAAAAAATATTCCCGTGGGAGCCGGATTGGCGGGAGGTTCCAGCAATGCCGCAGCGGTTCTGGTGGGGCTGGATCTGCTCTGGGATCTGGGATTAACCCAGGATGAGTTGGAGGAACTGGGGGCAACCCTTGGTTCTGACGTACCCTTTTGCATTGCTGGAGGGACTGCGCTTGCTACCGGGCGAGGCGAGCAGTTGGACACCCTGCCCGGACTTGATGGTCTATATGTGATACTGGCAAAATTCCGTAGCCTGTCTGTTTCCACGCCCTGGGCCTATCAGACTTACCGCAAAAAATTCAGCACTTCTTACCTGAAGGATTCAACTGATCTGGAACTGCGTCGCCAACAGGTTCATTCCGGTCCCATGTTAAATGCGATCGCCCACCATAACAGCGTCAAAATTGGTCAACTCCTCCACAATGATTTAGAAAAAGTGGTTTTGCCAGAATTTCCTGAGGTGCTCCGTTTACGGGAAACGTTTCAACGCCTGGGAGTATTGGGAACGATGATGTCTGGTTCCGGTCCCACAGTATTTGCCCTGGTAGAGTCTGAGGAAAAAGCACATCAGATTAAGGAACAGGTGAAAAGGGAGATCGCTAATCCCGATCTGGATCTTTGGGTAACAAAGTTTGCTAAGGCGGGAATTCAGGTTGTAGGGGGGAGGTGA
- a CDS encoding DUF3082 domain-containing protein, whose translation MAQTSKASSTLPGPLRCFVGAIVAGVIAYALYNMTGAIAHSFAAKPVHNDSYIVQRITAAVRTLVIGMSALGTGVFGLASVGLLGLGIQVLIQRLRGQSV comes from the coding sequence GTGGCTCAAACATCCAAGGCGAGTTCGACTTTACCAGGTCCGTTGCGTTGTTTCGTGGGTGCGATCGTGGCGGGGGTGATTGCCTATGCGCTGTATAACATGACGGGGGCGATCGCCCACTCGTTTGCAGCCAAACCCGTTCATAACGATAGCTACATCGTCCAAAGGATCACAGCAGCCGTGCGAACCCTGGTGATTGGCATGAGTGCGCTGGGGACCGGAGTTTTTGGGTTGGCGTCTGTTGGCCTATTGGGGTTGGGAATTCAAGTTTTGATTCAGCGTTTACGAGGACAATCTGTTTAG